Genomic segment of Caretta caretta isolate rCarCar2 chromosome 4, rCarCar1.hap1, whole genome shotgun sequence:
ggtgtgggaaaccctgtgtcctagggcactctctccctctgtgcaattgcttgagataataaaatgtatctgacttgctgcacccaacctgagagtgagaactgtgtttttctctgaCACCGGGCTGCAAGCTGAAGCAAGACCAATTCTGTCTGGAAATAAGGGGCAGATCTGAGCTTCCCCtgggatgtggtaaattctccatccctTGGAGACTTTACATCTGGAATGGGCATCTCTTTCTGAAGGATGAGCTCTAGTTTGCTCACAGATGACCAGACTGGATGCTGGGGTCCCTGGTGTgattcccccctgccctgggctatgcaggagctcagatcaGATGATtagaatggtcccttcaggccttaatgTCCGATTACTCATCTTCTCCCTTCAGAGACAGTGTATTGCTGAGATGTATCGAACAGCCCCAGAGGCAGCAAACTGGAGAGCAAGGCATGAACCCCAGGCACTGTGGGTCCCAACTCCAGCACAAGAACTTGATGCAGAGGGACAGGGCCAAAGGGGACAGGGCCTCACAGACCCTGAGGAAATTCCAGCTTCAGCCTAGAAATCCAAATGAGAATTTTTCAGGGGTTGAGTTTAATggattccccctctcccacaaggaaaaaagagacacacacacaaatgccttACCCCAGGAGACGGAGAGTGGCTCTGATAGGCTTTCATGCTCCACGTGACATGAATAATGGCCTTTGATCTTGGGATCAATCTCCATTGTCACCCAGGTCTGGTAGGTCCCGTCCCCACTGGGTAGGATGCCTTCAGAGTAGGTCTCATGCTGTCTGCTCTCCCCATTTCTCAGCCAGGTCACGGTGATGTCCCGGGGGTAGAACCCACTGACCTTACAGGAGAGGGTGGTGAGGCCGTCATGAGATGACCTGTCACTCACTCTAGCTGTTGGGCGCACTGGgaaaaagaagaaactgaagttaGTTATTTTCAAGCTCTAATCCAGGCAGCCTTTGCTGGAGCTTTGCAGCATGAAATTCTGAGACCCCAGGAGTGGGAGAGGACGAAAGTCCATGAGACGGAATCCCTCTGATGAGAGAGAACCACCATGTTAGAGAATTCCTGTGCCCAATTCACAACATCAGCAACGGTGAACCCCCAATCCAGGTCCCTGACCTGGCCTCTGCTCCCAACCACAGTGACACAAGTACCTTGAAAGGCTTCACTAAACTCCAGATACAGGTGTCAATCATGTGCTAGGTTTGTGCCCATCTCCTCTCAGTCCCTGGATATGAAAGAGAGAAGAATCTTGCCCTGGCCAGGGAGCaaaaaaaatgaactagataaaaTGACCAATTAAAGATGGAAAGGGCCCATTAAACAAAAAGTGACAGTGCTAAATTGCCCCTCAAATTAACTAATATTAATTGGCTAATTTCTTGTAGGTTGTTACCAAATCTATTTACCCCAATATTATGGATTTCAAATGCATTTACTCTTATGTGGAAAAATCAGTTTCCCAGCCCGTTGGCACTGAAATATACATTAGACTGCTGTGTATGGCTTTTACTTCTTGGCATTTGTAAAGATGGCAATTGACAAGATAATGTTCTGCTGAGGTTCCTGAGAGAAATAAGTAACTAGTATGTTGCAAAAAACTGGGTACAAATTTCAAGTAACTTTGAACAGCAAGTGCAAACTGTTTGGGAAGGGAAAGATTAGGGTGTGTAATGATGCTAACTAATCTGGGAAATGTGTGTACATGGTAACACACAAGGTACATATGTGGGTAATAGCGAGCTAACATTTTGAAGCAGACTACGCTGCAACTGTCCTCCTGAGTCGGAGTGGTAAAGCATTTAACCTCTTCCCTTCTATGTTTGTGCTGATTAATCTTTACTGAAAAAGCTTTGATAAATTTGAGTGTGATTATCAGATGTCTTATTGATAAAAGAATCAAGGAATAAGTAAGAGGGTGTTGCAGCAAAGGTAGGTCTTGAGGGGGAAAACTTTAAGGACAAGGGGTGCCTTCTTCCAGATTAGTATGGGGAGGGCAATTCCACATGTAGGGgatggcatggaagaaagcacataAATGACTGTGGGAGAAGTTTGGACAAAGGCAACAAGAACAAAGCTATGGTCATTGGTGGAACACAGGGGCTGGGGGTAACACAAGAAAATATGATGGTGCAGACAGTGAATGAGGAAGAATTACATGGTGAATGAAGCTGGTGTCCAGAGAAGTGGTGGCTCTTCCATAATTAAGTAAAGTGCTCTAACATGCACACGCATTGGCAGATTGCCTTGATAACTACTGTGTCACACCAGGGGAAGAGCTAGAATGTGTGCTGCAAATTTGGGCTCATTTGATCAGCTTCTCTACAGTGAGCTGcttttaacattttcaatttcTTATCTTCTTTTCCAGCAGCGTTGGCGGGGAAGGGGTTCTTTCCCCACCCATCCCTGGTGCAAGGTTCGCTGAATTGCCCCTTACTCCCCTGCTCCATTTTGGAACTGGGGCTGGGGAATGGAGATGTAACTTGTAGTGACCTCTTGGGTGGGGCTTGTCCCCCAACTTACCTTTCCTCTGCAGAGTCTCCTTCCCGTACTCTAAAGAACTCCTTAGCCAGGGAATACATGTCTCCTCCAGGTAGCGTTTCCACCGCTGGTTGTCAAGTACTTCAGCATCCCATCGCCTCTTGGAGATCTGAGCCCCAATGTCTGCTGCTACCCAAGTCACGGTCTCCTTATCGAAGGTAAGAAAGTCGCGTCCGTCATATGAATCCTGGTAAAACCCCCAAGTGGTGTTGTCTTCCCGGAGATCACAGCCGTATATTGTCTGGATAACGTGAAACCCTGAAACACATCTGAGggtcagcagcagcctctctctgaaaTCTCACCAAGACCCCATTGCAGGTAGACCACTGGGTCCTCCCCTTGCTACTgggccctccctcccctgagaaaTGGGGTTCCCACTTATGCTGCTGGGTCCTACACCCTCCCAGCTCCTTTCAGGAGGGAAGCCAAACCCACAGGGGGCCCACGCTCCATCTGTTGGGTCTTTGTACACTAAAGACCCCCCACTATAGAGAGCTCACAACCTTCAAGGATCACCTCACTGCTGCTTGTTCTTGTATGTTCCCTGTAGGGAGTGCAGGGTGGCACAACCCCAAAGGGACTACTCTGgatattaatagaatcatagaatatcagggttggaagggacctcaggaggtcatctagtccaaccccctgctcaaagcaggaccaatccccaactaaatcatcctagccagggctttgtcaagcctgaccttaaaaacttctagggaaggagattccaccaactccctagggaacgcattccagtgtttcaccatcctcctagtgaaaaagtttttcctaatatccaacctaaacctcctccactgcaatttgagaccattattcctcgttctgtcatctgctaccactgagaatagtctagaaccatcctctctggaaccccctttcaagtagttgaaagcagctatcaaatcccccctcattcttctcttccacagactaaacaatcccagttccctcagcctctcctcagaagtcatgtgttccagtcccctaatcatttttgttgcccttcgctggatgctttccaatttgtccacatccttcttgtagtgtggggcccaaaattggacacaggactccagatgaggcctcaccaatgtcgaatagaggggaacgatcacgtccctcgatcttctggcaatgcccctacatatacatcccaaaatgccattggccttcttggcaacaagggcacactgttgactcatatccagcttctcgtccactgtaacccctaggtccttttctgcagaactgctgcctagccattcggtccctagtctgtagctgtgcattgggttcttccgtcctaagtgcaggactctgcacttgtccttgttgaacctcatcagacttcttttggcccaatcctccaatttgtctaggtccctctgtatcgtatccctacccttcagcgtatctacctctcctcccagtttagtgtcatctgcaaacttgctgagggtgcaatccacaccatcctccagatcatttatgaagatattgaacaaaaccggctcgaggaccaattttctatccaccatatagtCCATATTGCAGAGGTCTATCCCCTCCAGCTCTCTTCTGCTCTCTGAGGAGTCCCCCAGTTCTGGTAATCAGGGTCattctggagaagagagagagttcGGGGTGTCTATACCCCACTCTCTCCTGCTCTGGTTGTATTAATTTTGCAGGATCCTCAGGGTGACTtggtcccccacctcctccattcACATTACCCGCATGTCCCTGTAGGGAAGGGGTACAGGAGATCTGTCCCCCACACTAACTTCTGCTCTGGTTTAATGACCTCACAGAATCCCCAGGGTCCCTCTGTTTCCCTGCCCCATCTTCCCCGTGCCTCCAGCTCAATCTAGGAACGGCAAAGCACCAACTTCGGATGCTTGGCCGAATGAGTTACACCCAGCCTCCCTGCactgggaggcaggtgtgagaggattgttctccccaactgacagagggagaaacgaaggctgagaaaggcgaagggccttgtcttccatcacacaacctgtcgggatagagttgggaacaggacccgggtgtcctgactttcaaacgtaCCATCAGTCtagagtttcacacactgaataaaCGGACCtggaatgagctacagaccaacaaccattcacactgattcttcagcaagtgttttagaagcaggagaacaccagcgagaaccaggaacggctcagagacaatcagcagcgagaaggagaacaattcaccaagcaaaTAATTTTTCTGGCTCATTTGCTGGGCCTTGaacaagaacaacaaagtcctgaatctcctccctgccacgagaccccctgctcagccaatcagcgtggagactctggcggtgggctgagggttccccagatggcccagggatggctcaggtcaccggtgaggatcactctcagagcacgctccctgtcccatccctttgggaggcctcccaccatgagggctacagagcagccccctcctcgccagtggaggcagggaagcaggaaaagggaaaccaaaaaagacaaaccccaaggactcgaagggacaaaggcctagctgggggaaaattgtcccaccttaacctcctgttttccgtgtcgagaatttggccagcaccgggcagatcaggctgcctcggtaccaaaactctccggggctcttcccttctccacagggacgtctgtcttctcgctcaatgagcagtgggaaaggagaaaactccagagaggctccacctcacgctcacatacgagaccctgaattctctctcagtcctcaaggagacacctcaagaaggagactccctgcagcaaagccccgggggtctctgagatccccctgccctgcagcctgtcctccctggccgttgtcgtggactctctgtgaggtcaccgcctcccaaccgcctttcaccaatcagctgagtgctgcaaaaggcccttgtgatgtcactgccacccccacccctgccctgcagggctcatgtcctgccccgagccggctcctgtgcgtgtttgagctgctccccctgggtcacccccacacactcagtggtcgtgcaagggttcacgcaggccacacgtggaaccatcagaggatgctccatgtgccacatgcggttttgcagagatttggaaacttgaaggccagaagagactcttagatcatctcatctggccccctacacatcacaggcctcctgcatggcgcagtcgcgagttttggaccaaagcagactcgagaaaggcatctcatcaagggatggaggaagcaccacttcccttgggagtctggaggaaattgatgctggggggggcagggaattgacctcaaggccacacttgtgagtctgtatcataacacacatgcacaacagcactgcgcgaagtatgtacacgtcaccttaactctgatgtttcctaacgtttacaggcctggcctccagggtgttctttgtgcttctagatcgattttggggagagatgcaatcatttagttcagagtgggagccgtgttagtctgtatcagcaaaaaacaaaaacaaaacgaggagtagttctggcaccttagagactaacaaatgtatttgggcacatttgatggtgtggctgatgtgattaggtccgaggatggtgtccctagactagatatgtggacagagttggcaatgggtttgttgcaagaataggttcctgggttagtgtttttgttgtgtggttgctggcgagtatttgcttcaggttggggggctgtctgtaagcgaggactggcctgtctcccaagatctgtgagagtgagggatcgtccttcagaatagattgtagatccttgatcctgccctggagatcttttagttgggggctgaagctgatggctggtggcgttctgttcctttctttgttgggcctgtcctggagtaggtgacttctgggtattcttcctttcagcaggtggggattgtagtttgaagaatgctgtcataaatataaagggaagggtaaacccctttaaaatccctcctggccagaggaaaaatcctctcacctgtaaagggttaagaagctaaaggtaacctcgctggcacctgaccaaaatgaccaatgaggagacaagatactttcaaaagctgggaggagggagaaaaacaaagggtctgtgtctgtctgtgtgatgcttttgcgggagacagaacaggaatggagtcttagaacttttagtaagtaatctagctaggtaggtgttagattatgatttctttaaatggctgagaaaggaactgtgctgaatggaatgactattcctgtctgtgtgtcctttttgtaacttaaggttttgcctagagggattctctatgttttgaatctaattaccctgtaaggtatctaccatcctgattttacagaggggatttctttacttctattaaaagtcttcttgtaagaaaactgaatgctttttcatcattctcagatccaagggtttgggtctgtggtcacctttgcaaattggtgaggatttttaccaaacctttcccaggaagtggggtgcaagggttggcaggattttggggggaaagacgtgtccaaactacgtttcccagtaaacccagttagagtttggtggtggcagtggagatccagggacaaaggataaaattaatttgtaccttggggaagttttaacctaagttggtgaaagtaagcttaggaggttttcatgcaggtccccacatctgtaccctagagttcagagtgggggaggaaccttgacaaatgcttgatagagatcctgtcggtgtttgcctctgtctgagggattggagcaaatgcggttgtatcttagaacttggctgtagacaacggatcgtgtgatgtggtctgtatgaaagctggaggcatgtaggtaagcatagcggtccaggatagggtggtgtttatgtgaccatcacttatttgcactctagtgtccaggaagtgagtgtcttttgtggcctctccttctgcccctccacccccaccaacatgatacagttctgcggtgacttggaatccgactttccacgtctccgacggaaggaatatttccaacacacctctgaacaacacactaatccacagagaccttccgaccaacacgacaaaaagaaggattctgcctgaaggtcgaaacagccagactggacttcaacttgagtgcctcagccgacaagcacggactgaagtggtggaaaagcagcatcacttggcccataacctcagccgtgcagaacacaacaccgtccacggcctcaggaacaactctgacatccgaatcaaaaaggctgacaaaggaggtgctgtcgtcatcatgaataggttggaatatgaacaagaggctgctcggcagctctccaactccacattctccagcccattcccctctgatcccactcagggtgaccaagagaaactgcaccatctgctcaagaaactccctgaaaaagcacaagaacaaatctgcacagacccgcccctggaaccccgaccaggggtcttctatctgctacccaagatccataaaccgggaaatcctggacgccccgtcatctcaggcattggctcggGGTGCTGGTtgcgcagggcctgaggagagagtcgacacagccagatactcctgctgtctggatgccaatgcctgagaggatttcatcgcagtctctgacgagggggttcaggctccagtgctctgctctgttttcccagccctgtgcagggggttgtttccagtttcagaaatggggcaatgttcacacactcccaatgggtctttgcataaatcaggccctaagccaggggcaggcaaactttggcctgatgccgaatcgggtttcagaaattgtacggagggacagttaggggaggctgggcctcctcaaacagcaaggcatggcccagcccccgcccccatccgacccccgcttctcgcccccggacggccgccccgggcctccagccccatccaacccctctgttccctgaggggctccagatccccctgcccctaacagccccacactgccccatccaacccccccctccttcctgtctgccacccggaccttctgccccatccaaccaccccttc
This window contains:
- the LOC142071805 gene encoding class I histocompatibility antigen, F10 alpha chain-like, with translation MERGPPVGFHVIQTIYGCDLREDNTTWGFYQDSYDGRDFLTFDKETVTWVAADIGAQISKRRWDAEVLDNQRWKRYLEETCIPWLRSSLEYGKETLQRKVRPTARVSDRSSHDGLTTLSCKVSGFYPRDITVTWLRNGESRQHETYSEGILPSGDGTYQTWVTMEIDPKIKGHYSCHVEHESLSEPLSVSWEPNNLIPTVAGVITAVVLVGAIVGVVVWKKKRPGKKGDGYAVAQANDQGSSGSDLSAKA